AGCCGACTCATATGAACATTGACAATGTTTTCATCTCCATAATAATCTTCTTCCCAAACCGCCTTATAGACATCTTCTTTTGTAAAGACACGGGTTTGATTGTTTAAGAATAGTTTTAGGATTTCAAATTCGGTATTGGTAAGTTTGATACACTCTTGGTTAATCGTTACAGTGTGTGTCTCTAAGTCCATACGTAAACATCCATATGATAGTTTCGAGGATAGACCGACTTCACTATATAATGTCGAACGACGAATACTTGATTTGATGCGAGCGGTGAGTTCGCCAAATGAAAATGGTTTGGTAACATAGTCATCGGCTCCCAAATCGAGCGCAACTGTGATGTCAAACTCGGTATCTTTTGCCGATATGATAATCACTGGAATACGACTTATTTTACGAATGTGTCCGAGAACTTCAATACCGTTTTTCTTAGGCAACATTAAATCCAGCAAGACACAGGAAAAACCACCCTGCTCAAATACATCAATTCCTTGCACCCCATCATACGCTGCGGTTACATCCATATCTGCTTCTCGCAAATGGATACTTAGCGTCTGGCTGATATCCTTGTCATCTTCAATTAGCAATACACGACCGATCATAATTTACCCCCAAGTTGCCTTAGCAACATGCCCATTGTGTGTTTATTATACCAAGACATTGAATCACGAACAAACGCGCACAATAAAAGCCCTCTTTCAAGGGCTTATACATCTTTTGAATAACGCCAATAATAGATTGAGGCTATTGTTTTGTACGGTGCGTAATCTTCCATAATTGCGTCAAAGGATTCTCGAGTAATGGATTCGACCTGGTGAAGGGTCGCAACACCACGACGCAATGCAATGTCATCATATGAACTTAAGTTTTTCCGATGGTAACCATGCATCATAATGATACGCGCTGACCAATCGCCAATTCCTGGAAGCTTAACCAAGGCCCTCACGAGTGCATCATCATGCAAAGCATCTAATGCATAGAGATCAAGAACACCACTGACAACATCATTGGCAATGCGATGAATTGCTTTTGCTTTATTCAACGTAAGCCCTACTGATTTTACGGTCTCAATATCATCGTGAACCACATCCAAGGGATTGGGATATTTGGCATCGAAACGAGCTTGAATACTCGCAGCCGCCTTAACAGAGACTAACTGTCCAATAATTGTATAAACGATGGCATCGAACGGATGAAGCATAACCGCGCGTTCTACCCTTCCATAGCGCACTACCAAGTCATTGAATTTAGGATTTCCTTGAATTGTTGTTGCAAGCTCGGCATCCGTGTAAGGAAAGACAGGATGTAGAAATGATTCCAATGGATCAAAATCGTGCTTTTTGCGTTTTCCATACTCAACAATGAGCGCATGAAACTCTTGATAAACATATGTATCTTCTGGGATATGTTGCATCATAAATTTTTGATAGGCATCGTAGGTTTTGTACTGGGGATACCCTAGGTGTTTTAGCATTCGCTTAAGATAGGTATCCACAACAAAAATTGGTTGGTCAAAGGTGTAGAGTAAGATTGAATCTGCTGTTTCCGGGCCAATGCCTTTAATGTTCAAAAGATCATCGCGCAGACCATCAAGAGGCATCGCTTCAAGATTAAAGTTGTGCGTCTCAAGATATGCCAGAAGCGCTTTAATTGTTTGTGACTTCGCCTTAAAGAATCCTGCCGGTCGAATATATTCTTGCAAATCCTCAATCGGCATGGCATGGAGTGTTTGGTATTCCATGTATGGCATTAATTGCTCGATGGCTTTCTCAACATTGGTCCACGCAGTATTTTGAACAAGAATTGCACCAATCATCATCTCTAATTGAGTTTCGGCAGGCCACCACGCTTGGGGTCCATACGCATCATAAAGTTTTTGATAGATATCCACCAATGTCATCATCTTTACCAACCTCAACTTCTATAAACTCTATTATACCAAATTCTTCTCAATGAACGGACACTCACACAAAAAATTACCACTCAAATGATTGAATGGTAATGTTTAACGTAACTATTTAAATATACTTCTTATCCACGGAGCTGTTAGTAATCCACCTATGAAACACAGCACCGCAACAATAATTAATTTTTTGATGATTTCTTTTCCATAGTTTTAACTCCGTTTCTACAAGCGTGCATCCATCCATAAAATCATATCATCGAGAATTTCATCTTTTTCATTCTCATTTAATATTTCATGATACAAACCCGGATATACTTTGCGCTCTTTATCTTGTGAAGCAATGTTATCATAAAAATACTCACTCACTTCAACTGGCACAATGGTATCATCCCCACCGTGAGCAATGAAACACGGCAACATGTATTGATGAATGTGTGCTCGTACAAATGCAGGTCCTTCAATCAGGAATTCTTTTAGGAATCCTGCGGTCGCTTTGCGTAATACGTCCTCGTCTGCTTTATAATGAGCAACGACTTCAGGAACTGAACAGACATCATCCTCAACGGGATTACTGATTTTCAACGATGGCATCAATACCCCGACAGTCTTAAGAAGGAAACCATTCAATCCTTTTGACTTTGGAAGCGATGTAATGGCCGGACCCGACAGCACTTGTCCCCTGAGCATATCAGGATGAGCGATACCATACATTGCGGTAACCAGCCCTCCCATACTGTGCCCTAGCATATACATGGGAACTTCGGGCGTATCATTGCGTGCAAACGTCACAAAGGCATGACAGTCACTGATAAACGACTCGTATGAGTCAATATGTCCTTTGGGTCCTAACGAGCGACCATGACCCCTTAAATCGTATCGATACACATTATAACCTGCACTGTTGAGACGTTTGGTTACATGATCATAACGGCCAACATGTTCCGCAAATCCATGATTAATCACAACAATGCCTTTGGCATTGCTCACTTTATTAACAACATAACGCAAACTTACATCTTCACTAATTTTAAGGTACATACAATGCCCTCCTTACTGTAATAATAACAGGGATTGTTTGATGATGGGGTTGCTGGTGCCCATAAAGTAGCCGTGCTCATCAGCAAAGAAAATGCCATCCT
The window above is part of the Erysipelothrix sp. HDW6C genome. Proteins encoded here:
- a CDS encoding alpha/beta hydrolase — translated: MYLKISEDVSLRYVVNKVSNAKGIVVINHGFAEHVGRYDHVTKRLNSAGYNVYRYDLRGHGRSLGPKGHIDSYESFISDCHAFVTFARNDTPEVPMYMLGHSMGGLVTAMYGIAHPDMLRGQVLSGPAITSLPKSKGLNGFLLKTVGVLMPSLKISNPVEDDVCSVPEVVAHYKADEDVLRKATAGFLKEFLIEGPAFVRAHIHQYMLPCFIAHGGDDTIVPVEVSEYFYDNIASQDKERKVYPGLYHEILNENEKDEILDDMILWMDARL
- a CDS encoding response regulator transcription factor, whose protein sequence is MIGRVLLIEDDKDISQTLSIHLREADMDVTAAYDGVQGIDVFEQGGFSCVLLDLMLPKKNGIEVLGHIRKISRIPVIIISAKDTEFDITVALDLGADDYVTKPFSFGELTARIKSSIRRSTLYSEVGLSSKLSYGCLRMDLETHTVTINQECIKLTNTEFEILKLFLNNQTRVFTKEDVYKAVWEEDYYGDENIVNVHMSRLREKIESDPKNPEYIQTLWGIGYRMKTKEGNV